The proteins below are encoded in one region of Mesoplasma melaleucae:
- the scpB gene encoding SMC-Scp complex subunit ScpB — translation MNSNIKAVIEGLLFVYGDDGISLLDLQNVLEDVRPVVIQEAILDLEKKYSSDLDCAFSIQKFAKNKYRLQTKPELHEYFAKLELEVNNSRLLNSSIEVLSIIVYKGPISKHDIEAIRQAECSYQIYRLRQKKLIKAIGKTSTGANLYTITDNFFKLFNITGGMEALPKIDFASYKNYEEENEFDNEEKVNEEMLSEEDVFEKESFNDDNSEGMF, via the coding sequence ATGAATAGTAATATTAAAGCAGTTATTGAAGGTTTATTATTTGTTTATGGTGATGACGGGATTAGCTTACTTGATTTACAAAACGTGTTAGAAGATGTTAGACCAGTTGTTATTCAAGAAGCAATTTTAGATTTAGAAAAGAAATATTCTTCAGATTTAGATTGTGCTTTTTCAATTCAAAAATTTGCTAAAAATAAATATAGATTACAAACAAAACCAGAATTACATGAATATTTTGCAAAATTAGAATTAGAAGTAAACAATTCAAGATTATTAAACTCAAGTATTGAAGTTTTATCAATTATTGTTTACAAAGGTCCAATTTCAAAACATGATATTGAAGCAATTAGACAAGCTGAATGTTCATATCAAATTTATAGATTAAGACAAAAAAAATTAATCAAAGCTATTGGTAAAACTTCAACAGGAGCAAATCTATACACAATCACAGATAATTTCTTTAAATTATTTAATATAACAGGTGGAATGGAAGCTTTACCTAAAATTGATTTTGCTTCATACAAAAATTATGAAGAAGAAAATGAATTTGATAATGAAGAAAAAGTAAATGAAGAAATGCTTTCAGAAGAAGATGTATTTGAAAAAGAATCATTTAATGATGATAATTCTGAAGGTATGTTTTAA
- a CDS encoding segregation and condensation protein A encodes MQHWDELNISNFSGPLDLLWNMVKDKKIDIFEINLSEIIDQYLKYIEGQQKLDIELASEYLVMAAQMIEMKSRILLPKDEDDMQDEFMFEDLLEQINQYGQIKEVSEYFYNKQEEYLQTYSKPKTKKSFIQSIAERNDELMVDPLDIGIDEFAEIFQAVLQRAQNFDDDFYYDEHMLLGDAYAPIQNEIISPQVIAKSIVEIMRTNKNKEWKLEEVIKGYELNLINLISTFLAVLDMVRHQVAVINQKNDTLEFRFTKEVLEDESILNRIER; translated from the coding sequence ATGCAACATTGAGACGAGTTAAATATATCCAATTTTTCAGGGCCTTTAGACTTACTTTGAAATATGGTTAAAGATAAAAAAATAGATATTTTTGAAATTAATCTAAGTGAAATTATTGACCAATACCTTAAATATATTGAAGGACAACAAAAACTAGATATTGAACTAGCTAGTGAATATTTGGTTATGGCCGCACAAATGATTGAAATGAAATCAAGAATCTTATTACCAAAAGATGAAGATGATATGCAAGATGAATTTATGTTTGAAGACTTGCTTGAACAAATTAATCAATATGGTCAAATTAAAGAAGTTAGTGAATACTTCTACAATAAGCAAGAAGAATATTTACAAACTTATTCAAAACCAAAAACTAAAAAATCATTTATTCAATCAATTGCAGAGCGAAATGATGAATTAATGGTTGATCCATTAGATATAGGGATTGATGAATTTGCTGAAATTTTCCAAGCAGTTTTACAACGTGCACAAAACTTTGATGATGATTTTTATTATGATGAACACATGTTGTTAGGAGATGCATATGCTCCTATTCAAAATGAAATTATATCTCCACAAGTTATTGCAAAATCAATTGTTGAGATTATGCGAACTAATAAAAATAAAGAATGAAAACTTGAAGAAGTTATTAAAGGCTATGAATTGAATTTAATTAATTTAATTTCAACATTTTTAGCAGTATTAGACATGGTTAGACATCAAGTTGCTGTTATTAATCAAAAAAACGATACATTAGAATTTAGATTTACTAAAGAAGTATTAGAAGATGAATCTATATTGAATAGAATAGAGAGGTAG
- a CDS encoding MFS cation transporter, whose product MKNWDLFIVAPLVIILGFVFLYFVYKKQNFEKKLFWFYIQTLIFWIINAILLQENSNVLTQLFDKTTPANIVVLLIFSSAMFFAVLLKPLATWLTGKIKNRRIWIRISILTSVLASLMLLIPSDDQSWFKLLIILQAIILAFSISSQSLYFLFLNEQKYNRLFALKVSFAIGFVITFATFIGNWITNINELVNKNLILINSVCVVFLLVALFISFKTIEENPNKIGEFKLVLKEELVKYSKSTLVKLIILTLLLGIIFGFVQSPIFRMYLVANSKIANDSAEWLKTLDRKYQAIFLFGEFVLGFVLYKIFLPKMGVKNLIFWLIIISGVTLLVSTFVINSIWIIFANLIFGAAYFVLFYMWFSFAIMWNYRASKGVPVTGFIASALILGQILVIIIFNSVIYTKSGLFTYQSIQAIIDEININNVITFEINLRSIIRITCASLFFINSIYLFLTVIWIDQVIAEFIDYANIKNIFSEYEKDNVEKKINTRIIID is encoded by the coding sequence ATGAAAAATTGAGATTTATTTATTGTAGCTCCATTAGTTATAATTTTAGGTTTTGTATTTTTATACTTTGTTTATAAAAAACAAAATTTTGAAAAAAAGCTATTTTGATTTTATATTCAGACATTAATATTTTGAATTATAAATGCAATATTACTTCAAGAAAATAGTAATGTACTAACACAGTTATTTGATAAAACAACACCAGCTAATATTGTGGTTCTGCTGATTTTTAGTAGTGCAATGTTTTTTGCAGTATTACTTAAACCATTAGCAACTTGATTAACAGGAAAAATAAAAAATAGAAGAATTTGAATAAGAATCTCAATTCTTACTTCTGTTTTGGCGTCTTTAATGTTATTAATACCATCAGATGATCAAAGCTGATTTAAACTTTTAATCATATTACAAGCAATTATTTTAGCATTTAGTATTTCATCACAAAGTTTATACTTTTTATTTTTAAATGAACAAAAATACAATAGATTGTTTGCCCTTAAAGTTTCGTTTGCAATTGGTTTTGTAATAACTTTTGCAACTTTTATTGGAAATTGAATTACTAACATTAATGAATTGGTAAATAAAAATTTAATTTTAATAAATTCTGTTTGTGTAGTTTTCTTATTAGTTGCTTTATTTATTAGCTTTAAAACTATTGAAGAAAATCCAAATAAGATTGGTGAATTTAAACTAGTACTAAAAGAAGAATTAGTTAAGTATTCAAAATCAACATTAGTTAAATTAATAATTTTAACTTTATTACTAGGAATCATTTTTGGATTTGTCCAATCTCCAATTTTTAGAATGTATTTAGTAGCTAATTCAAAAATTGCAAATGACAGTGCGGAATGATTAAAAACACTAGATAGAAAATATCAAGCAATATTTTTATTTGGAGAATTTGTTCTAGGGTTTGTATTATATAAAATCTTTTTACCAAAAATGGGCGTTAAAAATTTAATCTTTTGATTAATTATAATTTCAGGTGTTACATTATTGGTGTCTACATTTGTGATTAATTCAATTTGAATTATTTTTGCAAATTTAATTTTTGGAGCAGCATATTTTGTATTATTCTATATGTGATTTAGTTTTGCCATTATGTGAAACTATCGTGCATCAAAAGGTGTGCCTGTAACAGGATTTATTGCATCAGCTTTAATTCTTGGACAAATCTTGGTTATCATTATTTTTAATTCAGTTATTTACACTAAATCAGGATTATTTACTTACCAATCTATTCAAGCAATAATTGATGAAATAAATATTAATAATGTTATTACTTTTGAAATTAATTTAAGAAGCATTATAAGAATTACTTGTGCAAGTTTATTCTTTATCAATAGTATTTATTTATTTTTAACTGTTATTTGAATTGATCAAGTAATAGCTGAGTTCATTGATTATGCAAATATTAAAAACATTTTTTCAGAATATGAAAAAGATAATGTAGAGAAAAAAATTAATACAAGAATAATAATCGATTAA
- the argS gene encoding arginine--tRNA ligase: MNNIISIIENDLKEIAKKLNITKEPIVEINKNNINSHFSTTLALMSAKELKQNPVQLAEKIKAKLAQKEYYDKIEIAEPGFINIKLKTNILTSAIKNITTLKEAYGKNTLKNKIINIEYVSANPTGFLHVGHARNAVTGSVLEKVTAFDGYEVQTEYYTNDAGNQINILAVTVFVHYLWALGIKAEKPANTYGGSFYDDLANIFVEKYGDKFKDLTYTETVISDPEVHQIFRKEATKYFLAEIKSQLKDFGVEIDHYSSEQKMYDTNQIEILLKEYKAKNATYEADGALWLKTTEFGDDKDRVLIKKDGSLTYIVPDLATHNIRIARTKADILINIWGGDHHGYIQRMKAGLQLLGHNPDILEIEMVQMVRLIKDGQEYKMSKRKGTAVWLVDIMEMVGKDALRYMLASKSSSSHMDLDLDLVQQKNATNPVYYAQYATARCNSILNQAAQKNIKANLHENDLLTNKKEIELLLTLDNFNQVIKMAAKNRAPQLICEYIQTVCKQFHSYYADTKILDKNDILTSEARLGLVLAVLQVLTNAFEIIGISALETM, from the coding sequence ATGAATAACATAATTAGTATTATTGAAAATGATTTAAAAGAAATTGCAAAAAAACTTAATATTACAAAAGAACCTATTGTTGAAATTAATAAAAATAATATTAATAGTCATTTTTCAACTACTCTTGCTTTAATGAGTGCAAAAGAATTAAAACAAAATCCAGTTCAGTTAGCAGAAAAAATTAAAGCTAAATTAGCACAAAAAGAATATTATGATAAAATTGAAATTGCAGAGCCTGGTTTTATTAACATTAAACTGAAAACAAATATTTTAACTTCAGCAATTAAAAACATTACAACATTAAAAGAAGCATATGGTAAAAATACATTAAAAAATAAAATAATTAATATTGAATATGTTTCAGCTAATCCAACAGGGTTTTTACATGTTGGTCATGCAAGAAATGCTGTGACTGGTTCTGTATTAGAAAAAGTTACAGCATTTGATGGTTATGAAGTTCAAACTGAGTACTATACAAATGACGCAGGTAACCAAATCAATATTTTAGCTGTAACTGTTTTTGTTCATTACTTATGAGCATTAGGAATTAAAGCTGAAAAACCAGCAAATACATATGGTGGATCATTCTATGATGATTTAGCAAATATATTTGTTGAAAAATACGGTGATAAATTTAAAGATTTAACTTATACTGAAACAGTAATTTCTGATCCTGAAGTACATCAAATTTTTAGAAAAGAAGCAACAAAATATTTTTTAGCTGAAATTAAGTCACAATTAAAAGACTTTGGTGTTGAAATTGATCATTACTCAAGCGAACAAAAAATGTATGATACTAATCAAATTGAAATATTATTAAAAGAATATAAAGCAAAAAATGCAACATATGAAGCAGATGGGGCATTATGATTAAAAACAACTGAATTTGGTGATGATAAAGATCGTGTTTTAATCAAAAAAGACGGTTCATTAACTTATATTGTGCCTGACTTAGCTACACATAATATTAGAATTGCTAGAACTAAAGCAGACATTTTAATTAACATTTGAGGTGGTGATCACCATGGTTATATTCAAAGAATGAAAGCAGGGTTACAACTTTTAGGACACAATCCTGATATTCTAGAAATTGAAATGGTACAAATGGTGAGGTTAATTAAAGATGGTCAAGAATACAAAATGAGTAAAAGAAAAGGAACTGCTGTTTGACTAGTTGATATTATGGAGATGGTCGGTAAAGATGCATTAAGATACATGTTAGCTTCTAAATCAAGCAGTTCACATATGGATTTAGACTTAGATTTAGTGCAACAAAAAAATGCAACAAATCCAGTTTATTATGCACAATATGCGACAGCTAGATGTAATTCAATTTTAAATCAAGCAGCACAAAAAAATATTAAAGCTAATTTACATGAAAATGATTTATTAACAAATAAAAAAGAAATTGAATTATTACTTACTTTAGATAATTTTAATCAAGTAATTAAAATGGCTGCTAAAAATAGAGCACCACAATTAATTTGTGAATATATTCAAACAGTATGTAAACAATTCCATTCATATTATGCAGATACAAAAATTCTTGATAAAAATGATATATTAACTAGTGAAGCAAGACTTGGTTTAGTATTAGCTGTGTTACAAGTATTAACAAACGCATTTGAAATTATTGGTATTAGTGCATTAGAAACGATGTAA
- the frr gene encoding ribosome recycling factor — translation MDEILLLAEQQMDETVAAWQEHIKTIRTGRASAALLDKVMVNYYGTLTPVNQTAQISTPEPQLLVIKPWDKSLIQEVVAAINKSDLNLNPVSDAEVVRINIPALTEEIRKDLVKKMHKELENFKVRIRNIRRDSIDTAKKDKSISEDLVKGIESDIQKVTDASIKKLDDISKVKEKELLAI, via the coding sequence ATGGATGAAATTTTATTATTAGCAGAACAACAAATGGACGAAACTGTTGCTGCATGACAAGAACACATTAAAACTATCAGAACAGGAAGAGCAAGTGCTGCATTGTTAGACAAAGTAATGGTTAACTACTATGGAACTCTAACACCAGTTAACCAAACAGCACAAATCTCAACACCTGAACCACAACTACTTGTAATTAAACCTTGAGATAAATCTTTAATTCAAGAAGTTGTAGCTGCAATTAACAAATCAGATTTAAACTTAAACCCAGTTTCTGATGCAGAAGTTGTAAGAATTAACATTCCTGCATTAACTGAAGAAATTAGAAAAGATTTAGTTAAAAAAATGCACAAAGAATTAGAAAACTTTAAAGTGCGTATTAGAAACATTCGTAGAGATAGCATTGATACAGCTAAAAAAGATAAATCAATTAGTGAAGATTTAGTTAAGGGTATTGAAAGCGATATTCAAAAAGTTACTGATGCAAGTATTAAAAAATTAGATGATATATCAAAAGTAAAAGAAAAAGAATTATTGGCAATATAG
- the pyrH gene encoding UMP kinase, which produces MKYKYSTVLLKLSGEALKSENEIYSKEKLEEIAKQIVELANNGLKLGIVIGGGNIWRGKLGADINMPQIDADFMGILATVMNGLALESTIKRLGYDKVNVYSSLQIETVTDDYNFKKARLKMKEGYISIFVGGTGFAYFTTDTNSVIRAIEIGADAVLMAKNGVKGVYDSDPNLNPNAKFYKKLTHRKIADKQLRVMDLTAATLAKDAKLPIEVFDMQGPNNIIKVMEGSLESTIIEE; this is translated from the coding sequence ATGAAATATAAATATAGTACAGTTTTATTAAAATTAAGTGGAGAAGCTTTAAAGAGTGAAAATGAAATTTATAGCAAAGAAAAGTTAGAAGAAATTGCTAAGCAAATTGTTGAATTAGCTAACAATGGATTAAAACTTGGAATTGTTATTGGTGGGGGAAATATTTGAAGAGGAAAACTTGGAGCAGATATTAATATGCCACAAATTGATGCTGACTTTATGGGAATATTAGCAACAGTTATGAATGGTCTAGCTTTAGAATCAACTATCAAACGATTAGGTTATGACAAAGTTAATGTTTATTCATCTTTACAAATTGAAACAGTAACAGATGACTATAACTTTAAAAAAGCAAGACTAAAAATGAAGGAAGGATATATATCAATTTTTGTTGGTGGTACAGGATTTGCTTACTTTACTACAGATACTAACTCAGTTATTCGTGCAATTGAAATTGGTGCTGATGCAGTATTGATGGCAAAAAATGGTGTTAAAGGAGTTTATGACTCAGATCCAAACCTAAACCCAAATGCAAAATTTTATAAAAAATTAACTCATCGTAAAATTGCTGATAAACAATTACGTGTAATGGATTTAACAGCAGCTACTTTAGCAAAAGATGCAAAACTTCCAATTGAAGTATTTGACATGCAAGGGCCAAACAACATTATTAAAGTAATGGAAGGTTCATTAGAATCAACAATTATAGAAGAATAG
- a CDS encoding polysaccharide deacetylase family protein, giving the protein MKLLTLTKISIISLMIVGFIFSISTYNYDREVNRIISSNKVVMITFDDGPSACADEKILDVLDKYDVKATFFMTGINLSKYVNNTSIKKVVDRMIQGGHSIGNHSYYHNEYINNQVQLVKELNDVNDMIKHVYNENGKKIESKDIPIRMPYLQYYRGLGYVQKKVANPYWVRGYLGTDYLEEKTGKEEILNQYFSHLRNGQIFVAHTRDYAKVWLPEFLETLLKHGYAFANFTKDTPSYYLNYGKLGS; this is encoded by the coding sequence ATGAAATTATTAACATTAACAAAAATATCAATTATTTCACTAATGATCGTGGGATTTATTTTTAGTATTTCAACATATAATTATGACCGAGAAGTTAATAGAATAATCTCAAGTAACAAAGTTGTTATGATTACATTTGACGATGGTCCATCAGCTTGTGCTGATGAAAAAATTCTTGATGTGTTAGATAAGTATGATGTAAAAGCAACATTTTTTATGACAGGAATTAATTTATCAAAATACGTTAATAATACTAGTATTAAAAAAGTTGTTGATCGAATGATTCAAGGTGGTCACTCAATTGGAAATCATTCATACTATCATAATGAATATATAAATAACCAAGTTCAATTAGTTAAAGAATTAAATGACGTAAATGACATGATCAAACATGTATATAATGAAAATGGTAAAAAAATTGAATCAAAAGATATTCCAATCAGGATGCCATATTTACAATACTATAGAGGTTTGGGTTATGTACAAAAAAAAGTTGCAAATCCTTATTGAGTTAGAGGATATTTAGGCACTGATTATTTAGAAGAAAAAACAGGAAAAGAAGAAATCTTAAATCAATATTTTTCTCATTTAAGAAATGGTCAAATCTTTGTTGCTCATACAAGAGATTATGCAAAAGTTTGATTACCAGAATTTCTTGAAACACTACTAAAACATGGTTATGCTTTTGCTAACTTTACAAAAGATACACCATCATATTACTTAAACTATGGAAAGTTGGGGAGTTAG
- the tsf gene encoding translation elongation factor Ts, with protein MAVNAQLIKELREITQAGMMDCKKALEATDGNINDAIVWLRENGLAKAAKKSDRVAAEGVALAKENDKKVVILEVNSETDFVAQNEKFINLIDEIANVLLASDAKTLEEGLALKTNSGETIEQALVNATATIGEKIQLRRFTLIAKEAGNSTTLYNHANKRVSVVLNFKGTIDASDAYNLAMHVAAMSPQYKNMDEIPADFKESEFSIIKAEAKEDPKLQGKPENVLENILKGKLSKRLSEISLVDQQYVVDESFKVGQFLESKKVTLIDMIRYEVGEGIEKVVTDFASEVAAQLGN; from the coding sequence ATGGCTGTAAACGCACAATTAATTAAAGAATTAAGAGAAATTACACAAGCTGGTATGATGGACTGTAAAAAAGCTTTAGAAGCAACTGATGGAAACATCAATGATGCAATCGTTTGATTAAGAGAAAACGGATTAGCAAAAGCTGCTAAAAAATCAGACCGTGTAGCTGCAGAAGGTGTAGCATTAGCAAAAGAAAATGACAAAAAAGTTGTTATTCTTGAAGTTAACTCAGAAACAGACTTCGTTGCTCAAAACGAAAAATTCATCAACTTAATTGATGAAATTGCTAATGTATTATTAGCATCAGATGCAAAAACTTTAGAAGAAGGATTAGCATTAAAAACAAATTCAGGTGAAACTATTGAACAAGCTTTAGTAAATGCCACAGCAACAATTGGAGAAAAAATTCAATTAAGAAGATTTACTTTAATTGCAAAAGAAGCTGGAAACTCAACTACTTTATATAACCACGCTAACAAAAGAGTTTCAGTTGTATTAAATTTCAAAGGAACAATTGATGCATCAGATGCTTACAACTTAGCTATGCACGTTGCTGCTATGAGTCCACAATACAAAAACATGGATGAAATTCCAGCAGACTTTAAAGAATCAGAATTTAGCATTATTAAAGCAGAAGCTAAAGAAGATCCAAAATTACAAGGTAAACCAGAAAATGTTTTAGAAAACATTTTAAAAGGTAAATTATCAAAACGTTTATCAGAAATCAGTCTAGTTGATCAACAATATGTTGTAGATGAAAGTTTCAAAGTAGGTCAATTTTTAGAATCTAAAAAAGTTACTTTAATCGATATGATTAGATATGAAGTTGGAGAAGGAATTGAAAAAGTAGTTACTGACTTTGCAAGTGAAGTAGCTGCTCAATTAGGTAACTAG
- the rpsB gene encoding 30S ribosomal protein S2, producing the protein MAYKEVTRDELSAAGVQYGHQTKRWNPKMAPFIYGSKSKNHVIDLEKTLIQLRQAEKLLQSIGAKGEKVLFVGTRRSAKLAVKEAALRSGNFYVNQRWLGGTLTNFKTIVKRIKALWEIEESEKNGKLALRTKKEQILILKEKANLEKSLGGIKQMRKLPAALVVVDPKSDEIAVKEAIKLNIPVIGLCDTNVDPDIVTLPIPANDDLQESVSIMINALVDAFADGANLKMAPSVLKTVVVKRERTEGENNFNINNRNWNRSEKSEKPTN; encoded by the coding sequence ATGGCATATAAAGAAGTAACAAGAGATGAATTATCTGCTGCTGGTGTTCAATACGGTCACCAAACAAAGAGATGAAATCCTAAAATGGCACCATTTATTTATGGGTCAAAATCAAAAAACCACGTAATTGACTTAGAGAAAACTTTAATTCAATTAAGACAAGCTGAAAAACTATTACAATCAATTGGAGCTAAAGGTGAAAAAGTTTTATTCGTAGGAACAAGACGTTCAGCTAAATTAGCTGTTAAAGAAGCTGCATTAAGATCGGGTAACTTTTATGTTAACCAAAGATGATTAGGTGGAACTTTAACTAACTTCAAAACAATCGTAAAAAGAATTAAAGCTTTATGAGAAATTGAAGAATCAGAAAAAAATGGAAAATTAGCTTTAAGAACTAAAAAAGAACAAATCTTAATTTTAAAAGAAAAAGCTAACTTAGAAAAATCATTAGGTGGAATTAAACAAATGCGTAAATTACCTGCAGCATTAGTTGTAGTTGATCCTAAATCAGATGAAATTGCTGTTAAAGAAGCAATTAAATTAAATATTCCAGTAATTGGATTATGTGATACAAACGTTGATCCAGATATCGTAACTTTACCAATTCCTGCAAACGATGATTTACAAGAATCAGTAAGCATTATGATCAACGCTTTAGTTGATGCATTCGCTGATGGAGCTAACTTAAAAATGGCACCTTCAGTTTTAAAAACAGTTGTTGTTAAACGTGAAAGAACTGAAGGAGAAAACAACTTCAATATCAATAACAGAAACTGAAACAGATCAGAAAAATCAGAAAAACCAACTAACTAA
- a CDS encoding RluA family pseudouridine synthase, translated as MNKFIANQNDDNQTLFKFLKKNYKTTPLSVIYKWLRKGDIKINDKRIKDKDYLIKANDEIVVYDNNKPVLRDNFKKIKDYALDIVYEDSNILIVLKPYNVEVHSLVKESMDDIVKSYLVDSNKYNPSEENSYVVSHIHRLDKLTSGLLMYAKNKQAHDILVEAIQDKDKIEKYYCCKIDVPVTESLDAKGWIKYDPIIQKSVFSEEFKPDYKEATTIFNVVSLDVTNKQTELEVQILTGRKHQIRATLEYYGAPIINDWRYSGTMINNEKMIFLFANKLVFNGFKGNLENLNGKIVEIEPTW; from the coding sequence ATGAATAAATTTATTGCAAACCAAAATGATGATAATCAAACTTTATTTAAGTTTTTAAAAAAGAACTATAAAACAACTCCACTTTCAGTTATTTATAAATGATTGAGAAAAGGGGATATTAAAATTAATGACAAAAGAATCAAAGATAAAGATTACTTAATTAAAGCAAATGATGAAATTGTTGTTTATGATAATAATAAACCTGTGTTAAGAGATAATTTTAAAAAAATTAAAGACTATGCACTTGATATTGTTTATGAAGATTCAAATATATTAATTGTTTTAAAACCATATAATGTTGAAGTTCACTCATTAGTAAAAGAAAGCATGGATGATATTGTTAAAAGTTATTTAGTTGATTCAAACAAATACAATCCAAGTGAAGAAAACTCATATGTAGTTAGTCACATACACAGATTAGATAAATTAACTTCAGGACTTTTAATGTATGCAAAAAACAAACAAGCTCATGATATTTTAGTTGAAGCAATTCAAGATAAAGATAAAATTGAAAAATACTATTGCTGTAAAATTGATGTACCTGTAACTGAAAGTTTAGATGCAAAAGGATGAATTAAATATGATCCGATCATTCAAAAATCAGTATTCAGTGAAGAATTTAAACCTGATTATAAAGAAGCAACAACAATTTTTAATGTTGTTAGTCTTGATGTTACAAATAAACAAACAGAATTAGAAGTTCAAATTTTAACAGGTAGAAAACATCAAATTAGAGCTACTTTAGAATATTATGGAGCTCCGATTATTAATGATTGAAGATATTCAGGTACTATGATTAACAATGAAAAAATGATTTTCTTATTTGCTAATAAATTAGTGTTTAATGGGTTTAAAGGGAATTTAGAAAACCTAAATGGTAAAATTGTAGAGATAGAACCAACCTGATAG
- a CDS encoding CPBP family intramembrane glutamic endopeptidase, with the protein MELSFKKLNLQDQLPPEAKFKFNVFNLLIDGIIFATSILFVPLIVLIILKFTIHGNTAEDTANYINLVFVPVQIICSAVGCLILYKRDNQLFIRTNAIGIYAFIVVPFLFVIILGSLILAVAGNSNVTSQLVSIILQTIAEIIIGVILFIKVPFLKERIILTLKNEWKKVLSVAFIMSIVLFAVSFGLSFLAKETSNQSALEDLYNSSSVALKVIYSILLFIFSVIVAPMVEELAFRDSIFTGVGNKWFALIVSSLAFAMVHVSMGDVENIYVYFIPGLILSATFIFTEGNVTYTWLAHLGSNFITFILMIVRISGVN; encoded by the coding sequence ATGGAATTATCATTTAAAAAATTAAATTTACAAGATCAATTACCACCAGAAGCAAAATTTAAATTCAATGTTTTCAATCTTTTGATTGATGGAATTATCTTTGCAACATCAATTTTATTTGTGCCCTTAATTGTTCTAATCATATTAAAATTTACTATTCATGGAAACACAGCAGAAGATACAGCAAATTACATAAACCTTGTTTTTGTGCCTGTTCAAATCATTTGTTCTGCAGTTGGATGTTTAATTTTATATAAAAGAGATAATCAATTGTTTATAAGAACAAACGCAATTGGAATATACGCATTTATTGTAGTGCCATTTTTATTTGTTATTATCTTAGGTTCATTAATTCTAGCTGTTGCTGGGAATAGTAATGTAACATCACAACTTGTATCAATCATCTTACAAACAATTGCTGAAATTATTATTGGAGTTATTTTATTTATTAAAGTTCCTTTCTTAAAAGAAAGAATTATTTTAACTTTAAAAAATGAATGAAAAAAAGTTTTAAGTGTTGCGTTTATTATGAGTATTGTTTTATTTGCAGTATCTTTTGGTTTAAGTTTTTTAGCAAAAGAAACATCAAACCAAAGTGCACTTGAAGATCTTTACAATAGCTCTTCAGTAGCTTTAAAAGTAATATATTCAATACTATTATTTATCTTTAGTGTAATTGTTGCACCTATGGTTGAAGAACTAGCATTTAGAGATTCAATTTTTACAGGTGTTGGAAATAAATGATTTGCCTTAATAGTTTCATCACTTGCATTTGCAATGGTGCATGTAAGTATGGGAGATGTAGAAAACATTTATGTTTACTTTATACCAGGACTAATTTTATCTGCCACATTTATATTTACAGAAGGTAATGTTACCTATACATGATTAGCTCATTTAGGTTCAAACTTTATAACTTTCATTTTAATGATAGTAAGGATCTCAGGTGTTAATTAA
- a CDS encoding HPr family phosphocarrier protein has translation MTQFTAVITDKIGLHARPATAIISAASKFESDVKIVSGSKNGNLRSIMNILSMQIKSGDEVTIIAEGSDADAAVAGIKEAMISAALIEG, from the coding sequence ATGACACAATTTACAGCAGTTATTACTGACAAAATTGGATTACACGCAAGACCAGCAACTGCAATTATTTCTGCAGCTTCAAAATTTGAGTCAGATGTTAAAATCGTTTCAGGTTCAAAAAATGGAAACTTAAGATCAATTATGAACATTTTATCAATGCAAATTAAATCAGGAGATGAAGTTACTATCATCGCTGAAGGATCAGACGCTGACGCAGCTGTTGCAGGAATCAAAGAAGCAATGATTTCAGCAGCATTAATTGAAGGTTAA